The Streptomyces seoulensis genome contains a region encoding:
- a CDS encoding ADP-ribosylglycohydrolase family protein translates to MTRRIEGLLLGLAAGDAAGWPAARHRAARMPEWTRRLTRELDTFAEQNATTTLPVPIALNQPPEPLRLGPSDDAEWAAFAAEAVLRAGDDVLGDLSRDRRMRAAIDLTWTAVASEVAAAAERAPEIESAVLPLRARISVRAGLGNLAAGLRPPATGHDNPHYFDDAACVRACVLAVAHPGDPARAADLAEFDARYTQDGDGVHGARAMAAALATALTGAGADACVAAALDELPEGTEIGRNARHALALVTGADTAFALVPLLEHQIVDHVYSYGIAAAETVPVALALTLAAGGRIAEAVPAAACLSRVADSAPALAGALCGALGGGECVPEAWRRSCRTLSGCTLPRLTGTDLVELAGLLEAAQRTRPGG, encoded by the coding sequence GTGACCCGGCGGATCGAGGGACTGCTGCTCGGGCTCGCCGCCGGGGACGCGGCCGGATGGCCCGCCGCACGGCACCGGGCGGCCCGCATGCCCGAATGGACGCGACGGCTCACGCGGGAGCTGGACACGTTCGCCGAGCAGAACGCCACCACCACGCTGCCCGTGCCCATCGCGCTGAACCAGCCCCCGGAACCGCTCAGGCTCGGCCCGTCCGACGACGCGGAGTGGGCGGCGTTCGCGGCGGAGGCGGTGCTGCGCGCCGGGGACGACGTCCTGGGCGACCTCAGCCGGGACCGCCGCATGCGCGCCGCGATCGACCTGACCTGGACCGCCGTGGCCTCCGAGGTCGCCGCGGCGGCCGAGCGCGCGCCGGAGATCGAGTCGGCCGTACTGCCCCTGCGCGCCCGGATCTCGGTGCGCGCGGGCCTCGGCAACCTCGCCGCCGGGCTGCGCCCGCCCGCCACCGGCCACGACAACCCGCACTACTTCGACGACGCGGCCTGCGTACGCGCCTGCGTGCTGGCCGTCGCCCACCCCGGCGACCCGGCACGCGCGGCCGACCTCGCCGAGTTCGACGCCCGCTACACCCAGGACGGCGACGGGGTGCACGGCGCGCGGGCCATGGCGGCGGCACTGGCCACCGCCCTGACCGGCGCCGGCGCGGACGCGTGTGTGGCGGCCGCGCTGGACGAGCTGCCCGAGGGCACGGAGATCGGCCGCAACGCCCGGCACGCGCTGGCCCTGGTGACCGGCGCCGACACCGCGTTCGCCCTGGTCCCCCTGCTGGAGCACCAGATCGTGGACCACGTCTACAGCTACGGCATCGCCGCCGCCGAGACGGTCCCCGTGGCGCTCGCGCTGACCCTCGCGGCCGGCGGGCGCATCGCCGAGGCGGTGCCGGCCGCCGCCTGCCTGTCCCGCGTCGCCGACTCCGCGCCCGCGCTCGCCGGGGCGCTCTGCGGCGCGCTGGGCGGCGGGGAGTGCGTGCCGGAGGCGTGGCGGCGCTCCTGCCGGACCCTCTCCGGCTGCACGCTGCCCCGGCTGACCGGCACCGACCTGGTGGAACTCGCCGGGCTGCTGGAAGCCGCCCAACGGACCCGGCCAGGGGGATGA
- a CDS encoding ADP-ribosylglycohydrolase family protein → MTPKDDEIAGPSAACLDERITGALLGAAVGDALGGPVEGYGPDQIVERHGGRVHGIVGPWNGDDWRTARPIAPYHKGDGHVTDDTLMTHALIRVYARVRDHLDAYAVAEHLVPDLMTEPRWIPELEAEALPLQRIFLAEKWLVARIAYGHVDPREAGTGNIVNCGAAMYMAPVGLVNAANPAAAYAEALDVAGAHQSSYGREAAGVFAAAVAAACAPGATPDSVVAACLALAKDGTREAIEKVCEVAAGYGDFESALTPLRQAVAPYDTVGPDYRAPSLGARRPSRLHSIEELPVALGMLVVAGGDARHAVLGAVNYGRDCDSIATMAGALAGALGSPVPEEWAKTVAEASRLDLWAPARELAGVAREVFVRDTGRRRAHERAFAALGGPACSD, encoded by the coding sequence ATGACGCCCAAAGATGACGAAATCGCCGGTCCGAGCGCGGCCTGCCTGGACGAGCGGATCACCGGCGCCCTGCTCGGCGCGGCCGTGGGAGACGCCCTCGGCGGCCCGGTCGAGGGCTACGGCCCCGACCAGATCGTCGAGCGCCACGGCGGCCGGGTGCACGGGATCGTCGGCCCCTGGAACGGCGACGACTGGCGCACCGCCCGCCCGATCGCGCCGTACCACAAGGGCGACGGGCACGTCACCGACGACACCCTGATGACGCACGCGCTGATCCGGGTCTACGCCCGCGTCCGCGACCACCTCGACGCGTACGCCGTCGCGGAGCACCTGGTTCCGGACCTGATGACCGAGCCGCGCTGGATCCCCGAGCTGGAGGCGGAGGCGCTGCCGCTGCAGCGGATCTTCCTCGCCGAGAAGTGGCTCGTGGCCCGGATCGCGTACGGGCACGTGGACCCGCGCGAGGCGGGCACCGGCAACATCGTCAACTGCGGGGCGGCGATGTACATGGCCCCGGTCGGCCTGGTCAACGCCGCCAACCCGGCGGCCGCGTACGCCGAGGCACTGGACGTGGCGGGCGCCCACCAGTCCTCGTACGGCCGGGAGGCGGCCGGGGTGTTCGCGGCGGCCGTGGCCGCGGCGTGCGCGCCCGGCGCGACCCCGGACTCGGTGGTGGCCGCCTGCCTCGCGCTGGCCAAGGACGGCACCCGCGAGGCGATCGAGAAGGTCTGCGAAGTGGCCGCCGGGTACGGCGACTTCGAGTCGGCGCTGACCCCGCTCCGGCAGGCGGTCGCCCCGTACGACACGGTCGGCCCCGACTACCGCGCCCCCTCCCTCGGCGCCCGCCGCCCCTCCCGGCTGCACTCCATCGAGGAACTCCCGGTCGCCCTCGGCATGCTGGTGGTCGCGGGCGGCGATGCGCGGCACGCGGTGCTGGGCGCGGTCAACTACGGCCGGGACTGCGACTCGATCGCCACGATGGCCGGTGCTCTCGCGGGCGCGCTCGGCTCGCCGGTGCCCGAGGAGTGGGCGAAGACGGTGGCCGAGGCGAGCCGGCTGGACCTGTGGGCCCCGGCCCGCGAGCTGGCCGGGGTCGCCCGCGAGGTCTTCGTACGGGACACCGGGCGGCGCCGTGCGCACGAGCGGGCGTTCGCCGCGCTGGGAGGCCCGGCATGCTCCGACTGA